From one Brevibacterium sp. 'Marine' genomic stretch:
- the panB gene encoding 3-methyl-2-oxobutanoate hydroxymethyltransferase, with amino-acid sequence MPEAAHSNQFTSTPDTDGSGGVTPGNATGGNAATDSGTAGGSAPTGAASAEQPAPYGGPVSAPAAPPRRIRTLDLIKAKAEGRRWAMLTSYDQYTAALFEQAGVEALLIGDSAANNVYGHATTLPVTVDELIPLARAVASATSRALIVADLPFGSYEISDEQAVATAVRFMKEAGVHAVKLEGGARMASRIKAITTAGIPVMAHIGFTPQAEHNLGGYKVQGRGEAGTALLDDARAVAEAGAFSVVMEMVPSGLAGQVTAELPIPTVGIGAGADCDAQVLVWQDMAGLRTGKAPRFVKRYADLHSVLTEAVGSYVEEVKSGVFPEPERSFD; translated from the coding sequence ATGCCCGAAGCGGCACACTCGAACCAGTTCACCTCCACGCCCGACACAGACGGGTCCGGCGGCGTGACCCCCGGCAACGCGACAGGCGGCAACGCGGCAACCGACAGCGGGACTGCCGGCGGCAGTGCCCCGACGGGGGCCGCCTCGGCAGAACAGCCGGCGCCGTACGGCGGTCCGGTGTCCGCACCGGCGGCGCCGCCTCGGCGAATCCGGACCCTCGACCTCATCAAAGCCAAGGCCGAAGGCCGGCGGTGGGCGATGCTGACCAGCTACGACCAGTACACGGCGGCCCTGTTCGAACAGGCCGGGGTCGAGGCCCTGCTCATCGGCGACTCCGCGGCGAACAATGTCTACGGCCATGCGACGACCCTGCCGGTCACGGTCGACGAACTCATCCCGCTCGCCCGGGCCGTCGCCTCGGCGACGAGCCGAGCGCTCATCGTCGCCGACCTGCCCTTCGGCAGCTACGAGATCTCCGATGAACAGGCCGTGGCCACGGCCGTGCGCTTCATGAAGGAAGCCGGAGTCCACGCAGTCAAACTCGAAGGCGGGGCACGGATGGCCTCCCGAATCAAGGCGATCACGACGGCGGGCATCCCCGTCATGGCGCACATCGGCTTCACTCCGCAGGCCGAGCACAACCTCGGCGGATACAAGGTCCAGGGCCGCGGCGAGGCCGGCACGGCGCTGCTCGACGACGCCCGCGCCGTCGCCGAGGCCGGCGCATTCTCCGTAGTCATGGAGATGGTGCCTTCCGGGCTGGCCGGCCAGGTCACCGCCGAACTGCCGATCCCGACCGTGGGCATCGGCGCCGGCGCGGACTGTGATGCCCAGGTCCTCGTGTGGCAGGACATGGCAGGCCTGCGCACGGGGAAGGCCCCGCGCTTCGTCAAGCGCTACGCCGACCTGCATTCCGTGCTCACCGAGGCTGTCGGTTCCTATGTCGAGGAAGTGAAGTCCGGGGTGTTCCCCGAGCCCGAGAGGAGCTTCGACTGA
- the nadA gene encoding quinolinate synthase NadA, translating into MTTTASIELTLKDISASGANDDMCSTELLDAPWDVDERPGYGPGSSMADPIPVAAPRQGDIPDEYKQASPEELDARIRAAKAALGDRVVMLGHHYQRVEVVEHADYIGDSFMLARAAQNHPEAEAIVFCGVHFMAETADLLSKPEQSVILPNLAAGCSMADMASIDQVEDCWEQLTELFGTEPDADGRVPVIPVTYMNSSAAIKGFCGRNGGIVCTSSNAEVVLEWAFERGQRVLFFPDQHLGRNTAVNMGIGLDEMPLWNPARPLGNNDEQTLSEARVILWQGFCSVHKRFTPAQIDKARAEHPDVRVIVHPECPRETVEAADEAGSTAYITKAIAEATEPTTFAIGTEINLVQRLAAEHPQHEIFCLDPVICPCSTMYRIHPGYIAWVLESLIDGQIVNHISVDAEVADPARVSLERMLAAKPRI; encoded by the coding sequence ATGACCACGACAGCTTCGATCGAACTCACCCTCAAGGACATCTCTGCCTCGGGCGCGAACGACGACATGTGCTCGACGGAGCTGCTCGATGCACCGTGGGACGTCGACGAACGCCCCGGCTACGGTCCCGGTTCCTCGATGGCCGACCCGATCCCGGTCGCCGCTCCACGTCAGGGCGACATTCCCGACGAATACAAGCAGGCATCGCCTGAAGAGCTCGACGCCCGCATCCGCGCCGCCAAGGCCGCCCTCGGTGATCGCGTCGTCATGCTCGGCCACCACTACCAGCGGGTCGAGGTCGTCGAACATGCCGACTACATCGGCGACTCGTTCATGCTCGCCCGGGCCGCCCAGAATCATCCGGAGGCTGAAGCCATCGTCTTCTGCGGCGTCCACTTCATGGCCGAGACCGCCGACCTGCTGTCGAAACCGGAGCAGTCGGTCATCCTGCCCAACCTCGCCGCCGGCTGTTCGATGGCCGATATGGCCAGCATCGATCAGGTCGAGGACTGCTGGGAGCAGCTGACCGAACTCTTCGGCACCGAACCCGATGCCGACGGTCGCGTCCCGGTCATCCCCGTCACCTACATGAACTCCTCGGCCGCGATCAAGGGCTTCTGCGGCCGCAACGGCGGCATCGTGTGCACCTCCTCGAATGCCGAGGTGGTCCTGGAATGGGCCTTCGAACGCGGACAGCGCGTCCTGTTCTTCCCCGACCAGCACCTCGGCCGCAACACCGCTGTGAACATGGGCATCGGTCTGGACGAGATGCCGCTGTGGAACCCGGCCCGACCGCTGGGCAACAACGACGAACAGACCCTGAGCGAGGCCCGAGTCATCCTGTGGCAGGGCTTCTGCTCCGTGCACAAGCGCTTCACCCCGGCGCAGATCGACAAGGCCCGCGCTGAGCACCCGGACGTGCGCGTCATCGTCCACCCCGAATGCCCGCGTGAGACCGTCGAGGCCGCCGATGAGGCCGGATCGACCGCATACATCACGAAGGCCATCGCCGAGGCGACCGAACCGACCACATTCGCCATCGGAACAGAGATCAACCTCGTCCAGCGGCTGGCCGCCGAACACCCGCAGCACGAGATCTTCTGCCTCGATCCCGTCATCTGCCCGTGCTCGACGATGTACCGCATCCACCCCGGCTACATCGCCTGGGTCCTCGAATCCCTCATCGACGGTCAGATCGTCAACCATATCTCCGTCGACGCCGAGGTGGCCGATCCCGCCCGCGTGTCCCTGGAACGGATGCTCGCCGCGAAGCCGCGGATCTGA
- the nadB gene encoding L-aspartate oxidase has translation MSRVIVAGSGIAGLTAALRLSGRHTVTLVTKERLGESNTEWAQGGIAGVIGPDDTVDAHVADTLTAGAGHCDPEAVRTLCEAGSDAIVSLAEAGVDFDTDPTGAWARGMEGAHSYRRIFHSGGDATGQAISTALAQKLRTEVAAGRVTLFEDTMLVDILTSDDNQRPARATEVATATGITVLRDGRVETLAADAIVLATGGAGQLFAHTTNPAAATGDGLAAAIRAGAEVADLEFFQFHPTALSGPGFLISEAVRGAGALLLDERGRRFMADVDDRAELASRDVVALALHRRQAVQGGRPCFLDARSIPDVEATFPSITAGLAAHGLDLSRDLIPVTPAAHYFMGGVATDRDGRTSVDGLFAVGEVACTGVHGANRLASNSLLEGAVFAARAAAAIDALPVNRDHNLPLPQFDSFHQTALTRTDLQDLTWAHLGVERTAAGLRALLDRLGDGARNDGADNGPHIAGTSTNRADNADDHPTAPAAARVEALETANLALIAEHMARHALAREHSLGAHTRTDTTLTSSTTTAPSTATSPTALLQEATAC, from the coding sequence ATGAGCCGCGTCATCGTCGCAGGTTCCGGGATCGCCGGGCTGACCGCGGCACTGCGCCTGTCGGGCCGTCACACGGTCACGCTCGTGACGAAGGAACGCCTCGGCGAGTCGAACACCGAGTGGGCACAGGGCGGCATCGCCGGTGTCATCGGCCCCGATGACACGGTCGATGCTCATGTCGCCGATACGCTCACCGCCGGTGCCGGACACTGTGATCCGGAAGCCGTGCGGACCCTCTGCGAAGCCGGTTCGGACGCGATCGTCTCCCTCGCCGAGGCGGGGGTGGACTTCGACACCGACCCGACCGGAGCCTGGGCCAGAGGAATGGAGGGCGCGCATTCATACCGGCGCATCTTCCATTCCGGAGGCGATGCGACCGGACAGGCGATCAGCACCGCACTGGCGCAGAAGCTGCGCACCGAGGTCGCGGCAGGGCGAGTCACCCTGTTCGAGGACACGATGCTCGTCGACATCCTCACCAGCGACGACAATCAGCGCCCGGCTCGAGCCACCGAAGTCGCCACAGCCACCGGGATCACCGTACTCCGCGACGGCCGCGTCGAGACCCTGGCCGCCGATGCGATCGTGCTGGCCACCGGCGGTGCCGGGCAGCTCTTCGCACACACGACGAATCCTGCGGCCGCCACCGGAGACGGTTTGGCCGCCGCCATCCGTGCCGGTGCCGAGGTCGCCGATCTCGAGTTCTTCCAGTTCCATCCCACTGCCTTGTCGGGTCCCGGTTTCCTCATCTCCGAGGCCGTCCGCGGTGCCGGCGCTCTCCTCCTCGATGAGCGGGGCCGCCGCTTCATGGCTGATGTCGACGATCGTGCCGAGCTCGCCTCCCGTGATGTCGTCGCTCTCGCCCTGCACCGTCGCCAGGCGGTGCAGGGCGGACGTCCGTGCTTCCTCGATGCGCGGTCCATCCCGGATGTGGAGGCGACGTTCCCGAGCATCACCGCCGGTCTGGCTGCTCATGGACTCGATCTGTCCCGGGACCTCATCCCCGTCACTCCCGCCGCCCACTACTTCATGGGCGGGGTGGCCACGGATCGCGACGGTCGCACGAGCGTCGACGGACTCTTCGCCGTCGGGGAGGTCGCGTGCACCGGAGTCCACGGAGCCAATCGGCTGGCTTCGAACTCTCTGCTCGAGGGCGCAGTCTTCGCCGCCCGCGCCGCCGCGGCGATCGACGCACTGCCGGTCAACAGAGACCATAACCTCCCACTCCCCCAGTTCGACTCATTCCACCAGACGGCACTGACACGAACCGATCTGCAGGACCTGACCTGGGCTCATCTGGGTGTGGAGCGCACGGCCGCGGGTCTGCGGGCCCTGCTCGACCGCCTCGGTGACGGTGCCCGCAATGACGGTGCCGACAACGGTCCCCACATTGCCGGCACTTCCACCAACCGCGCCGACAACGCCGATGATCACCCCACCGCCCCGGCTGCGGCCCGCGTCGAGGCACTCGAGACCGCGAATCTCGCCCTCATCGCCGAACATATGGCTCGGCATGCCCTGGCCCGCGAGCACAGCCTCGGCGCGCATACCCGCACCGACACGACACTCACGTCGTCGACGACGACCGCGCCGTCCACCGCCACTTCGCCCACCGCTCTGCTTCAGGAGGCCACCGCATGCTGA
- the nadC gene encoding carboxylating nicotinate-nucleotide diphosphorylase encodes MLTASTIDSALRTALDEDAPWGDITGEVFIPASASARAELRAREDGVLAGIEVFARAFTLVDPSVTVDLAAADGDSFTAGQVLATVAGPARTVLQAERIALNFCQRMSGIATQTYAFVDAAAGRARIVDTRKTTPGLRAFEKHAVVCGGGHNHRFGLSDAVMAKDNHLAVLTGAGLSVAEAIRTARARLPHTTTIEVEVDRLDQVPAVLDGGADVIMLDNFTPAQLRDGVALIDGRAVVEASGNVTLETIPEIAATGVDVISSGALTHSVRAIDLGLDLTLEA; translated from the coding sequence ATGCTGACCGCATCAACCATCGATTCCGCACTGCGCACAGCCCTCGACGAAGACGCGCCCTGGGGCGATATCACCGGCGAGGTCTTCATCCCCGCCTCCGCCTCGGCGAGGGCCGAGCTGCGTGCCCGCGAAGACGGAGTGCTCGCCGGAATCGAGGTCTTCGCCCGCGCCTTCACCCTCGTCGACCCGAGCGTCACGGTCGACCTCGCCGCTGCCGATGGAGACTCTTTCACCGCAGGTCAGGTACTTGCCACGGTCGCGGGCCCTGCACGAACGGTGCTGCAGGCCGAGCGGATCGCGTTGAACTTCTGCCAACGGATGAGCGGAATCGCCACCCAGACTTACGCTTTTGTCGATGCCGCTGCCGGGCGCGCACGCATCGTCGACACCCGCAAGACCACCCCGGGCCTGCGGGCGTTCGAGAAGCACGCCGTGGTCTGCGGCGGCGGGCACAATCACCGTTTCGGACTCTCCGACGCGGTCATGGCCAAGGACAATCATCTCGCCGTTCTCACCGGTGCCGGGCTGTCCGTCGCCGAGGCGATCCGCACCGCCCGTGCCCGTCTGCCGCATACGACGACGATCGAGGTCGAGGTCGACCGACTCGACCAGGTGCCCGCGGTGCTCGACGGCGGTGCCGATGTCATCATGCTCGACAACTTCACCCCGGCTCAGCTGCGCGACGGCGTCGCACTCATCGATGGTCGTGCGGTCGTCGAGGCCAGCGGCAATGTCACTCTGGAGACGATCCCGGAGATCGCCGCCACCGGCGTCGACGTCATCTCATCGGGGGCGCTGACCCACAGTGTCCGTGCGATCGATCTCGGTCTCGACCTGACCCTCGAGGCCTGA
- a CDS encoding cysteine desulfurase family protein, translated as MTGRLYLDTAAAAPVRREALEAAWPYLAGAFGNPSSHHEFGRGPADALTDARARVAKVLGMRATDITFTSGGTEADNLAIIGMALGHQTQGRAQPQSLAGTVVPPRRHIVTSPIEHEAVLASVEFLARVHGFTVTEVAPTSDGTVTGQALAAAVRPDTVLVTVGYANNEIGTVADIPSLAGIAHDAGALFHTDAVQAAGWLPLTGLGVDALSLAGHKVGAPKGIGVAAIRARVPVEPLIHGGGQESGRRSGTENVALAVAFATALELAEAERREAADRVRAVRDEFIAAVLDSVPGAFLTGAVGTAGSDGRETRTPNHASFCFSHTSGEAVLLELERRGVTASSGSACAVGSDEPSHVLTALGIAAEVAQTSVRFTFPSSITGEQGRAAAQSVIAAAESLATSFA; from the coding sequence ATGACCGGGCGCCTCTACCTCGACACCGCGGCCGCGGCCCCCGTGCGCCGGGAGGCCCTCGAGGCCGCGTGGCCGTATCTGGCCGGCGCGTTCGGCAATCCGTCGAGCCATCACGAGTTCGGTCGCGGACCTGCCGACGCCCTCACCGACGCCCGGGCTCGGGTGGCGAAAGTGCTCGGCATGCGCGCCACGGACATCACGTTCACCAGCGGGGGTACCGAAGCGGACAACCTCGCGATCATCGGCATGGCCCTCGGGCACCAGACCCAGGGACGAGCTCAGCCCCAGAGTCTGGCCGGGACTGTGGTGCCGCCTCGGCGTCATATCGTCACCTCCCCCATCGAACACGAAGCCGTGCTCGCCTCGGTGGAGTTCCTGGCCCGCGTCCACGGATTCACCGTCACCGAGGTGGCCCCGACCTCCGATGGGACCGTGACCGGACAGGCGCTGGCCGCGGCCGTGCGCCCGGACACCGTGCTCGTGACCGTGGGCTATGCGAACAATGAGATCGGCACCGTCGCCGACATCCCGAGCTTGGCCGGCATCGCCCATGACGCCGGCGCCCTTTTCCACACGGATGCGGTGCAGGCGGCCGGTTGGCTGCCGCTGACCGGGTTGGGCGTCGATGCGCTCAGCTTGGCCGGGCATAAGGTCGGTGCACCGAAGGGCATCGGGGTCGCCGCGATCCGCGCCCGCGTCCCCGTCGAACCGCTCATCCACGGCGGCGGGCAGGAGTCTGGACGCCGTTCGGGCACGGAGAACGTGGCCCTGGCCGTCGCGTTCGCCACGGCCCTCGAACTCGCCGAGGCGGAGCGGCGTGAGGCCGCCGATCGTGTCCGTGCCGTCCGCGATGAGTTCATCGCCGCTGTTCTCGACAGCGTGCCCGGGGCGTTCCTCACAGGCGCGGTGGGCACGGCCGGCTCTGACGGCCGGGAGACTCGGACTCCGAACCATGCGTCGTTCTGCTTCTCGCACACCTCCGGAGAGGCGGTGCTGCTCGAGCTCGAACGCCGCGGGGTGACGGCGTCGAGTGGTTCGGCCTGCGCGGTCGGCTCCGACGAGCCCTCTCATGTGCTCACGGCATTGGGGATCGCCGCCGAGGTCGCGCAGACGAGTGTGCGCTTCACCTTCCCCTCCTCGATCACCGGCGAGCAGGGACGCGCTGCCGCGCAGTCCGTCATCGCCGCCGCCGAGAGCCTGGCCACGAGCTTCGCCTGA
- a CDS encoding DUF1648 domain-containing protein translates to MPSPSQPHRNPPSETAALIFACLSILVFLGFCVWFWGLAPDTVATHFDSGGQPDDWTSKAGLLGIFVPVGLGLPALMSIRPLIAKLPISLINAPHKDYWIERGDKTYLIDCLMELLRITAGLTALLFAAILVIITEGARSATMPEWLTVVPTAVFLAATGLAVWRFYRRLTPSR, encoded by the coding sequence ATGCCTTCCCCTTCTCAACCGCATCGGAACCCACCGAGTGAGACCGCCGCGCTCATCTTTGCGTGCCTTTCGATCCTCGTCTTCCTCGGGTTCTGCGTCTGGTTCTGGGGGCTGGCCCCGGACACCGTGGCCACCCATTTCGATTCCGGCGGTCAGCCCGATGACTGGACGTCGAAGGCCGGACTTCTGGGGATCTTCGTGCCCGTGGGGCTCGGCCTGCCCGCTCTCATGTCGATCCGGCCGTTGATTGCCAAGCTGCCGATCTCGCTCATCAATGCCCCGCACAAGGACTATTGGATCGAGCGCGGCGACAAGACCTACCTCATCGACTGCCTCATGGAACTCCTGCGCATCACCGCCGGACTCACCGCACTGCTCTTCGCAGCCATCCTCGTCATCATCACCGAGGGGGCTCGCTCGGCGACGATGCCGGAATGGCTGACCGTCGTGCCGACGGCCGTCTTCCTCGCCGCCACGGGACTCGCCGTCTGGCGCTTCTACCGCAGACTCACCCCGTCGAGGTGA
- a CDS encoding TenA family protein: MTVTFTAGPLTTQLWDRVRPIIKQIEALPFLAQLADGSLDPKAFVNYISQDSLYLNGYAKAMSFLAAKTVDRDESRFWAGSAAEAITVEEEMHAELLADARLASALEELTAEGSRFKASPTTLGYVSFLVATAASRSYGEGVASVLPCFWVYAHMGKVLIDQAGQMSDDHPYRTWVQTYDSPEFDESTRHAVHILEQELAKAPSEEAARMRAAFEQACVYELHFWASAHAMQNWDVSVFLPQEVTV; the protein is encoded by the coding sequence ATGACCGTCACCTTTACCGCCGGGCCATTGACCACCCAGCTGTGGGATCGCGTCCGCCCCATCATCAAGCAGATCGAAGCTCTGCCGTTCCTCGCCCAGCTCGCCGACGGCAGCCTCGATCCGAAGGCGTTCGTCAACTACATCTCGCAGGACAGCCTGTACCTCAACGGATACGCCAAGGCCATGTCGTTCCTCGCGGCGAAAACCGTCGATCGTGACGAGTCCCGGTTCTGGGCCGGTTCCGCTGCCGAGGCGATCACCGTCGAAGAGGAGATGCATGCAGAGCTGCTCGCCGACGCCCGACTCGCCTCGGCGCTGGAGGAGCTCACCGCGGAAGGCTCCCGATTCAAGGCCTCCCCGACGACGCTGGGCTACGTGTCCTTCCTCGTGGCCACGGCAGCCAGCCGATCCTACGGCGAAGGCGTCGCCTCCGTCTTGCCCTGCTTCTGGGTCTACGCCCACATGGGCAAGGTGCTGATCGACCAGGCCGGCCAGATGTCCGATGACCACCCCTACCGCACCTGGGTGCAGACCTACGACTCACCGGAATTCGACGAATCGACCCGCCACGCCGTGCACATCCTCGAACAGGAACTGGCGAAGGCCCCGAGCGAGGAAGCCGCCCGCATGCGCGCCGCCTTCGAACAGGCCTGCGTGTACGAACTCCACTTCTGGGCGTCGGCCCACGCGATGCAGAACTGGGACGTCTCCGTGTTCCTGCCCCAAGAAGTCACCGTCTGA
- the thiD gene encoding bifunctional hydroxymethylpyrimidine kinase/phosphomethylpyrimidine kinase yields the protein MTTRPPITLSIAGTDPSGGAGIHADLKTFTARKTTGTTVITALVAQNTHGVSRVYPVDVDFVADQFDSVLGDLPVDATKSGMLGSRDLVELVVARAAEGRLGFFTVDPVMIATSGHRLLETDAVDAVRTHLLPVADLITPNLPEAALLISDDEPEARTTEAMRDQAGRLLERGPGAVLLKGGHGSDDEVIDILATADGQVREFTHPRVTTMNTHGTGCTLSAAITAEVAVLGRERAATAGGPADPVAPTGKDRSRAAIGSDLLGEAVGHALDFLARALNSAADWQLSLDPEGAHGPVDHQVDIVRGRPA from the coding sequence GTGACGACCCGCCCGCCGATCACCTTGTCCATCGCCGGCACCGACCCCTCCGGCGGCGCCGGAATCCACGCCGACCTCAAGACCTTCACCGCGCGGAAGACCACGGGCACGACCGTCATCACCGCCCTCGTCGCGCAGAACACGCACGGGGTGTCGCGCGTCTATCCGGTCGACGTCGATTTCGTCGCCGACCAGTTCGACTCCGTGCTCGGCGACCTGCCCGTCGATGCGACGAAATCGGGGATGCTCGGCAGCCGTGACCTCGTCGAACTCGTCGTCGCCCGCGCCGCCGAAGGCCGGCTCGGCTTCTTCACCGTCGACCCGGTGATGATCGCGACCTCCGGCCACCGCCTCCTCGAGACCGATGCCGTCGACGCCGTGCGCACCCACCTGCTGCCCGTCGCCGACCTCATCACCCCCAACCTCCCCGAGGCGGCCCTGCTCATCAGCGATGACGAACCCGAAGCGCGGACGACCGAAGCCATGCGTGACCAGGCCGGACGCCTGCTCGAGCGGGGGCCCGGAGCGGTCCTGCTCAAGGGTGGACACGGCAGCGATGACGAGGTCATCGACATCCTCGCCACGGCCGACGGTCAGGTCCGTGAGTTCACCCATCCTCGCGTGACGACGATGAACACGCACGGAACCGGGTGCACTCTCTCGGCCGCGATCACCGCCGAGGTGGCCGTCCTCGGCCGCGAACGCGCAGCTACCGCCGGGGGACCTGCCGATCCGGTGGCCCCGACCGGGAAAGATCGGTCACGCGCGGCGATCGGGTCCGACCTCCTCGGCGAGGCTGTCGGCCATGCCCTCGATTTTCTCGCTCGCGCCCTGAACTCGGCTGCGGACTGGCAGCTGAGCCTGGATCCGGAGGGCGCTCACGGACCCGTCGATCACCAGGTCGACATCGTCCGCGGTCGACCCGCCTGA
- the thiE gene encoding thiamine phosphate synthase produces MTAGSAHIADNPNGAAVTDRAAVTDRAAVTDRAGATDRFAGIDTRLYLVTDSAQCEAAGRSVAETVQAAVDGGVGIVQVRDKDIDDAAFYSLTRQVIAAVDAATRDTDRTVPVVLNDRVEVARRLIDEGETVHIHVGQTDTTVAEVRAALGAAPLIGLSAADSDEFAAARNSGVVDLVGIGPVYDTSTKADAPDGIGPERLGELAAEAGLPAVAIGGITADRAPDLHGRGLIGICVVSAICLADDPKAAAEELLAAFTGSDQ; encoded by the coding sequence ATGACCGCCGGATCCGCCCACATCGCTGACAACCCGAACGGCGCTGCCGTGACCGACCGCGCCGCCGTGACCGACCGCGCCGCCGTGACCGACCGCGCCGGTGCGACCGACCGCTTCGCCGGAATCGACACGCGCCTCTACCTCGTCACCGACTCCGCGCAATGCGAAGCCGCCGGCCGCAGCGTCGCCGAGACCGTGCAGGCCGCCGTCGACGGGGGAGTGGGCATCGTCCAGGTCCGCGACAAAGACATCGACGATGCAGCCTTCTACTCGCTCACCCGCCAGGTCATCGCCGCAGTCGACGCCGCCACCCGCGACACCGACCGCACGGTCCCCGTCGTCCTCAACGACCGAGTCGAGGTGGCCCGCCGCCTCATCGACGAAGGCGAGACCGTGCACATCCACGTCGGCCAAACTGACACCACCGTCGCCGAGGTGCGCGCCGCCCTGGGTGCGGCACCGCTCATCGGTCTCTCGGCCGCGGACAGCGACGAATTCGCCGCCGCCCGCAACTCCGGAGTCGTCGATCTCGTCGGCATCGGACCGGTCTATGACACCTCCACGAAAGCCGACGCCCCCGACGGCATCGGACCGGAGCGCCTCGGGGAGTTGGCGGCAGAAGCCGGCCTCCCCGCCGTCGCCATCGGCGGCATCACCGCCGACCGTGCCCCCGACCTGCACGGACGTGGACTGATCGGAATCTGTGTGGTCTCGGCGATCTGCCTGGCCGACGATCCGAAGGCGGCGGCCGAAGAGCTGCTCGCCGCTTTCACCGGGAGCGACCAGTGA
- a CDS encoding hydroxyethylthiazole kinase: MVDFDLRSANARLRASNPLIQCITNTVVQQFSANVLLAVGASPAMLDHEADAGQFAGIAGGVLVNFGTASNHQLLAADAAIDVANAAGKPWVLDPVSVGAVDFRTSRIRRAAADHPTAIRGNASEIAALAGVGLGGRGVDSTDEVDAVLPAAAKLARETGAIVAVSGPTDAVVAHIDGADHVARVSGGHEFMPLVIGTGCSLGAVTVAYLASARAGLADSDGDASAVNASERTTDGGAASARFEAVIAAHAHFAVAGELAADGAKGPGSYSVNFLDALHAVDGDRLAEARISLDTLTSVSDTAGEGVQA; this comes from the coding sequence ATGGTTGACTTCGACCTGCGTTCTGCGAATGCGCGACTGCGCGCAAGCAATCCACTCATCCAGTGCATCACGAACACCGTCGTGCAGCAGTTCAGCGCGAACGTGCTCCTGGCTGTCGGCGCCTCCCCGGCGATGCTCGACCACGAAGCCGACGCCGGACAGTTCGCCGGAATCGCCGGCGGAGTTCTCGTCAACTTCGGCACCGCCTCGAACCATCAGCTGCTCGCCGCCGATGCCGCCATCGACGTCGCCAACGCCGCCGGCAAACCCTGGGTCCTCGACCCCGTGAGCGTCGGTGCCGTCGACTTCCGCACCTCCCGCATCCGCCGCGCCGCCGCCGATCACCCAACCGCCATCCGCGGCAATGCCTCCGAGATCGCAGCACTCGCCGGAGTCGGACTCGGCGGTCGTGGAGTGGACTCCACCGACGAAGTCGACGCCGTCCTTCCCGCCGCCGCAAAGCTGGCCCGAGAAACCGGTGCCATCGTCGCCGTCTCCGGACCCACCGATGCCGTCGTCGCCCATATCGACGGCGCCGACCACGTCGCCCGCGTCTCCGGCGGACATGAGTTCATGCCGCTCGTCATCGGCACCGGGTGCTCACTCGGCGCCGTCACCGTCGCTTACCTGGCTTCCGCCCGGGCAGGCCTCGCCGACTCTGACGGCGATGCCTCGGCCGTCAACGCAAGTGAGCGCACCACCGACGGTGGGGCCGCCTCGGCGAGGTTCGAAGCCGTCATCGCCGCCCATGCACACTTCGCGGTCGCCGGCGAACTCGCGGCCGACGGCGCAAAGGGGCCGGGAAGCTACTCGGTGAACTTCCTCGACGCACTCCACGCCGTCGACGGCGACCGACTCGCAGAGGCGAGAATCAGCCTCGACACGCTCACCTCTGTCAGCGATACGGCCGGCGAAGGCGTCCAGGCATGA